A DNA window from Undibacterium sp. YM2 contains the following coding sequences:
- a CDS encoding electron transfer flavoprotein subunit beta/FixA family protein yields the protein MKVLVPVKRVVDYNVKVRVKSDGSGVDIANVKMSMNPFDEIAVEEATRLKEAGVVTEVIAVSCGVAQCQETLRTAMAIGADRGILVESDAELQPLAVAKLLKALADKEQPQLIILGKQAIDDDCNQTGQMLAALLGWPQATFASKVTVADGKATVTREVDGGLETLSLTLPAIITTDLRLNEPRYVTLPNIMKAKKKQLDNVKPADLGVDVASRVKTLKVTEPPKRSAGIKVPDVATLVAKLRNEAKVIG from the coding sequence ATGAAAGTCCTGGTACCAGTCAAACGCGTCGTCGATTACAACGTCAAAGTACGTGTCAAATCTGATGGCTCTGGCGTTGATATCGCCAACGTCAAAATGTCCATGAACCCATTTGATGAAATCGCTGTTGAAGAAGCGACCCGCCTGAAAGAAGCTGGCGTCGTGACTGAAGTCATCGCTGTATCTTGCGGCGTGGCGCAATGCCAGGAAACCCTGCGTACAGCCATGGCTATTGGTGCTGACCGTGGCATCCTGGTTGAAAGCGATGCAGAACTGCAACCGCTGGCTGTGGCCAAATTGCTCAAGGCACTGGCTGACAAAGAACAACCACAACTGATCATCCTCGGCAAACAGGCGATTGATGATGATTGCAACCAGACTGGTCAGATGCTGGCCGCTTTGCTGGGTTGGCCACAAGCGACTTTTGCATCCAAAGTCACGGTCGCTGATGGCAAGGCCACAGTCACACGTGAAGTTGATGGCGGCCTGGAAACATTGTCCCTGACATTGCCAGCGATCATCACTACAGACTTGCGTCTGAATGAGCCACGTTATGTGACTTTGCCTAACATCATGAAGGCCAAGAAAAAACAACTGGACAATGTCAAACCAGCAGACCTGGGTGTGGACGTTGCTTCCCGCGTCAAGACCTTGAAAGTCACTGAGCCACCAAAACGCAGCGCCGGTATCAAGGTACCTGACGTAGCGACCCTGGTTGCCAAGCTGCGCAATGAAGCCAAGGTTATTGGCTGA
- a CDS encoding NINE protein — MTSNNTSNDISNHITSHKNKTLATFLAAVFGAIGLHRFYLGGKKDKWGWLHFVTLPISMVIHYFYFGKPEIVQYSFLLLSFLIAILEALVMGLTPDEKWDARHNSKSGKTSESNWPLALLLVLTLATGAFVLIAVIARTFDLLYTGGAYG; from the coding sequence ATGACTTCCAACAATACAAGCAACGATATAAGCAATCATATAACGTCACATAAAAATAAGACCCTGGCAACTTTCCTGGCAGCCGTCTTTGGTGCCATAGGTTTGCACCGTTTTTATCTGGGGGGCAAAAAAGACAAATGGGGCTGGTTGCATTTTGTCACGTTGCCGATCAGCATGGTCATCCACTATTTTTATTTTGGCAAACCCGAGATCGTCCAGTATAGCTTCTTGTTACTGTCTTTCCTGATCGCCATCCTCGAAGCACTGGTCATGGGCCTGACACCGGATGAAAAATGGGATGCCCGCCACAATAGCAAATCCGGCAAGACCAGCGAATCCAACTGGCCGCTGGCCTTATTGCTGGTATTGACGCTGGCCACAGGTGCTTTTGTATTGATCGCCGTCATCGCACGTACTTTTGATTTGCTATATACCGGCGGCGCTTATGGCTGA
- a CDS encoding PHB depolymerase family esterase — protein sequence MSKRISKSLWSRSFKRILSTMTKVASRTGARAIKKTLAAVAPKAAKRKSAKPGASTKPASVVKRKLAPDMVVGVVGLRPYYLYRPPAVKPGERLPLMVMLHGCLQDAQALAASSKMNQLAARKRFLVLYPEQEKFSNPQACWNWYDTRSGRAQREADSIDAVIDQVCLSQPIDTRRIALAGLSAGASMAALLTVSHPARFGALVMHSGIATGLAHSSATAVMAMRGRRLAAIPLPAGVSLPALLVIQGSKDRVVFPVNGSLVAQQWAKHAGAKAVSPRTVQRGARYPSTITDYRTKGRVLVSLCEVNGLDHAWSGGAKGYAYSDPKGPDATAMIWAFVSKQFAGVS from the coding sequence ATGAGCAAACGCATCAGCAAGTCACTATGGAGCAGGTCCTTCAAACGTATTCTGAGCACGATGACAAAAGTGGCATCGCGTACTGGTGCCCGTGCGATAAAAAAAACACTGGCGGCAGTCGCGCCAAAGGCCGCCAAGCGCAAATCAGCCAAGCCGGGAGCATCAACCAAGCCAGCATCTGTTGTTAAGCGCAAACTGGCACCCGATATGGTAGTCGGGGTGGTCGGTTTGCGGCCTTATTACTTGTATCGCCCGCCCGCTGTCAAGCCTGGCGAGCGTTTGCCACTCATGGTCATGTTGCATGGTTGTCTGCAAGATGCCCAGGCTCTGGCGGCCAGCAGCAAGATGAATCAGCTTGCCGCCCGCAAGCGCTTTCTCGTGCTTTATCCAGAGCAGGAGAAATTCTCGAACCCCCAGGCTTGCTGGAACTGGTATGACACACGTTCAGGCCGTGCGCAACGTGAGGCTGATTCCATCGATGCAGTGATTGATCAGGTCTGCCTGTCGCAGCCCATCGATACTCGGCGCATTGCCCTGGCTGGGCTTTCTGCCGGTGCCAGCATGGCGGCATTGTTGACGGTGAGCCATCCGGCAAGATTTGGGGCGCTGGTCATGCATTCAGGTATTGCTACCGGGCTTGCCCATTCTTCAGCGACCGCCGTCATGGCCATGCGTGGCCGACGTTTGGCAGCAATACCTCTGCCTGCCGGTGTCAGCTTGCCTGCATTGTTGGTGATACAGGGCAGTAAAGACCGGGTTGTGTTCCCTGTTAATGGTTCACTGGTCGCGCAGCAATGGGCTAAGCATGCCGGTGCGAAAGCGGTGTCGCCGCGCACTGTGCAGCGCGGTGCGCGTTATCCATCGACGATTACTGACTATCGCACCAAGGGGCGCGTGCTTGTCAGTTTGTGTGAGGTGAATGGCTTGGATCATGCGTGGAGCGGTGGTGCCAAGGGGTATGCCTACAGTGACCCTAAAGGGCCAGATGCAACTGCCATGATCTGGGCTTTTGTCAGCAAGCAATTCGCAGGTGTGTCCTGA
- a CDS encoding electron transfer flavoprotein subunit alpha/FixB family protein: MTTLVIAEHDNAGLKGSTLNTVTAAAQCGADVHVLVAGHNAGAAATAAAQIAGVSKVLHADAAHFADGLAENVAEQVLAIASGYSHILAPATAYGKNILPRVAAKLDVSQISEITKVDSPDTFERPIYAGNAIATVQSTDAIKVITVRTTGFDAAATGGSAAVETVAAVADSGKSAFVSREVAKSDRPELTAAKVIVSGGRGMGSGDNFKILEPLADKLGAAMGASRAAVDAGFVPNDWQVGQTGKIVAPTLYIAVGISGAIQHLAGMKDSKTIVAINKDPEAPIFSVADYGIVGDLFDIVPQLVAELG, from the coding sequence ATGACTACACTCGTCATCGCTGAACACGACAACGCTGGCCTCAAGGGCAGCACATTGAACACTGTTACTGCTGCTGCCCAATGCGGCGCAGATGTGCACGTACTGGTTGCTGGCCACAATGCCGGTGCTGCCGCAACTGCTGCTGCACAAATCGCTGGCGTCAGCAAAGTATTGCATGCAGATGCAGCACATTTTGCTGACGGCCTGGCAGAAAACGTTGCTGAACAAGTCCTGGCAATTGCATCTGGCTATAGCCACATCCTTGCACCGGCAACCGCCTACGGCAAAAACATTTTGCCGCGCGTAGCTGCCAAGCTCGACGTATCGCAAATCTCTGAAATCACCAAGGTGGATAGCCCAGACACTTTCGAGCGTCCTATCTATGCTGGTAACGCCATCGCTACCGTACAATCGACAGATGCAATCAAGGTCATCACTGTACGTACAACAGGCTTTGATGCTGCTGCCACTGGTGGTTCTGCCGCTGTGGAAACTGTGGCTGCCGTTGCTGATTCTGGCAAATCGGCTTTCGTTTCCCGCGAAGTGGCAAAGTCTGATCGTCCTGAACTGACAGCAGCCAAAGTCATCGTTTCCGGTGGCCGTGGCATGGGTTCTGGCGACAACTTCAAGATTCTGGAGCCATTGGCCGACAAGCTGGGTGCTGCCATGGGCGCATCCCGTGCTGCGGTGGATGCTGGCTTTGTACCGAATGACTGGCAAGTTGGCCAAACCGGCAAGATCGTTGCTCCAACGCTGTATATCGCCGTCGGTATCTCGGGCGCGATCCAGCATCTGGCCGGTATGAAAGATTCCAAGACTATCGTTGCTATCAACAAAGATCCAGAAGCACCGATCTTCTCGGTAGCTGATTACGGCATCGTTGGCGATCTGTTTGATATCGTTCCGCAATTGGTAGCTGAATTAGGTTAA
- a CDS encoding acyl-CoA dehydrogenase, translated as MSYVAPVKDMLFLINELAGLAEVNALPGCEDATAETVEAVLEENAKFAGEVVAPLNWPGDQAPSYWKDGEVFTTKGFKEAFKMFGEAGWQGVQHPQEFGGQGLPKLVATPCIEMLNAASISFALCPLLTDGAIEALLTAGSDEQKAIYLENLISGKWTGTMNLTEPQAGSDLAMVRSRAVPQGDGTFKVYGTKIFITYGEHDMAENIVHLVLARTPDAPEGVKGISLFIVPKFLVNADGTLGARNDAHCVSIEHKLGIKASPTAVLQFGDNGGAIGTLVGEENRGLEYMFIMMNAARFGVGMQGIGVAERAYQKAVQYAKDRVQSRDLAGSAGPVAIINHPDVRRMLMSMRAQTEGARALAYVAAGISDFAHHHADAAVRKANQAKYEYLVPIVKGWSTEMSLDVTSTGVQVHGGMGFIEETGAAQHYRDAKILTIYEGTTAIQANDLVGRKTSRDGGATAKAFIADMRATEAQLTAIGSVDMLAIQRQLAAGTAALEDVVDYVVTNFKQDIKGVFAGSVLYLKLAGIVFGGWQMARAAIVAQQKLNAGEGDAAFYKAKIATARYFADHILSAAQGLRSAIVDGSTGVMALPEDQF; from the coding sequence ATGAGCTATGTTGCCCCTGTCAAGGACATGCTGTTCCTCATCAACGAACTGGCTGGTCTGGCGGAAGTCAATGCCTTGCCTGGCTGTGAAGATGCAACAGCAGAAACGGTAGAAGCCGTGCTGGAAGAAAACGCCAAGTTTGCCGGTGAAGTGGTCGCGCCATTGAACTGGCCTGGCGATCAGGCACCAAGCTATTGGAAGGACGGTGAAGTCTTCACCACCAAGGGCTTTAAAGAAGCCTTCAAGATGTTTGGAGAAGCAGGCTGGCAGGGTGTGCAGCATCCGCAAGAATTTGGCGGCCAGGGCTTGCCCAAGCTGGTGGCAACGCCATGCATAGAAATGCTCAATGCAGCAAGCATCTCGTTTGCCCTGTGCCCATTGCTGACCGATGGCGCGATTGAAGCCCTGCTGACTGCAGGCAGCGACGAACAAAAAGCCATCTACCTGGAAAACCTGATTTCCGGCAAATGGACAGGCACCATGAACCTGACTGAGCCACAAGCCGGTTCTGATCTGGCGATGGTGCGCAGCCGTGCCGTGCCGCAAGGTGATGGTACCTTTAAAGTCTATGGCACCAAGATTTTCATCACCTATGGTGAACACGATATGGCAGAAAATATCGTCCACCTGGTGCTGGCACGTACTCCTGATGCGCCAGAAGGCGTCAAAGGTATTTCCCTGTTCATCGTGCCTAAATTTTTGGTGAATGCCGATGGCACACTGGGTGCACGCAATGACGCACACTGCGTATCGATAGAACACAAGCTGGGCATCAAGGCCAGCCCGACTGCGGTACTGCAATTTGGTGATAACGGCGGCGCGATAGGTACCCTGGTCGGCGAGGAAAACCGCGGCCTTGAATACATGTTCATCATGATGAATGCCGCCCGCTTTGGCGTTGGCATGCAGGGCATAGGCGTGGCAGAACGCGCCTATCAAAAGGCAGTGCAATACGCCAAAGACCGCGTGCAGTCACGTGACCTGGCGGGCTCTGCTGGCCCGGTTGCCATCATCAACCATCCTGATGTACGTCGCATGCTGATGTCCATGCGCGCCCAGACTGAAGGTGCACGTGCGCTGGCTTATGTCGCCGCCGGTATCAGTGACTTTGCCCATCATCATGCCGATGCAGCAGTGCGCAAGGCCAATCAGGCCAAGTATGAATACCTGGTGCCTATCGTCAAAGGCTGGTCAACAGAAATGTCGCTGGATGTCACATCCACTGGCGTGCAGGTGCATGGCGGCATGGGCTTCATCGAAGAAACCGGTGCGGCACAACACTACCGTGATGCCAAGATTCTGACTATCTATGAAGGTACTACAGCTATCCAGGCAAACGATCTGGTAGGCCGCAAGACTTCACGCGATGGCGGTGCCACTGCAAAAGCATTCATCGCTGACATGCGTGCAACAGAAGCACAATTGACGGCTATTGGTTCAGTTGACATGCTGGCGATACAGCGCCAACTGGCAGCAGGTACTGCAGCGCTGGAAGATGTGGTTGATTATGTCGTCACCAACTTCAAGCAAGACATCAAGGGCGTTTTTGCCGGCAGTGTTCTGTACCTGAAGCTGGCAGGCATCGTTTTTGGTGGCTGGCAGATGGCGCGTGCTGCCATTGTCGCCCAGCAAAAACTGAATGCAGGCGAGGGCGATGCCGCCTTTTATAAAGCCAAGATTGCGACTGCCCGTTACTTTGCTGACCATATCCTGTCGGCTGCACAAGGCTTGCGTTCAGCGATAGTTGATGGCAGTACCGGTGTCATGGCCTTGCCTGAAGATCAGTTCTGA
- the rimM gene encoding ribosome maturation factor RimM (Essential for efficient processing of 16S rRNA) yields the protein MTAAVHAPDDLVLVGYISGAFGIHGWVRIRPYSADADALMSAKTWWLDKPELRDVDRLEVKIQGEDVVARLVGVPDRNAAEALKGATVQISRKHFPALASGEFYWLDLIGLQVDNLQGENLGVVRDLMDNGAHPILRVAAADVPENELAKHERLIPFVEAFVKEVDQKAGKIQVDWGSDY from the coding sequence ATGACTGCTGCAGTCCATGCTCCTGATGATCTGGTCCTGGTTGGCTATATCTCGGGAGCATTTGGTATTCACGGCTGGGTAAGGATACGTCCTTATTCTGCTGATGCTGACGCATTGATGTCAGCAAAAACCTGGTGGTTAGATAAGCCTGAGTTGCGTGATGTTGACCGTCTGGAAGTTAAAATCCAGGGGGAAGACGTGGTTGCGCGGCTGGTGGGTGTGCCTGACAGGAATGCCGCAGAAGCACTGAAAGGTGCGACTGTACAAATTTCCCGCAAGCATTTTCCTGCTTTGGCGTCTGGTGAATTCTATTGGCTCGATCTGATAGGTTTGCAGGTGGATAATCTTCAGGGTGAGAATTTAGGTGTGGTCAGGGATTTGATGGACAACGGTGCGCATCCGATTTTACGGGTGGCGGCAGCGGATGTGCCTGAAAATGAACTGGCGAAACACGAACGCCTGATCCCTTTCGTAGAGGCTTTCGTCAAGGAAGTTGATCAAAAAGCAGGCAAAATCCAGGTTGACTGGGGTAGTGATTATTAA
- the rpsP gene encoding 30S ribosomal protein S16, whose translation MVVIRLARGGAKKRPFYNIVATDSRNRRDGRFIERIGFYNPVATGNAETVRVAADRLAYWQGVGAQLSPAVARLVAQSGKAAA comes from the coding sequence ATGGTCGTTATTCGTTTAGCTCGTGGTGGCGCAAAAAAGCGCCCTTTTTACAACATCGTTGCAACTGATTCCCGTAATCGTCGCGATGGTCGCTTTATCGAGCGCATCGGTTTCTACAACCCAGTAGCTACTGGCAATGCAGAAACAGTACGCGTTGCAGCAGATCGCCTGGCTTACTGGCAAGGTGTTGGCGCTCAATTGTCTCCAGCAGTTGCTCGCCTGGTAGCTCAGTCTGGCAAAGCAGCAGCTTAA